A single window of Microbacterium oryzae DNA harbors:
- a CDS encoding regulatory protein RecX → MTEPTDGGEADLAPVIPLFGARSARPDDGSADGSADAAPARPVESGTADAEGWHTTWRDLRPGRPQAVPAVSTTVRDGVRFLEIEPDPADADSASATEAAEAAEARLLRALRSRSLSVSEARSRLRQDGVDAADIDAIVDRLERLGALDDAALAEQLVHVGTTRKNQGRRAIAQALSARGIGREVVDAALAELPDDDEERALEFARGKAQSLVRYDEDTALRRLVGQLGRRGFGGSLAMSAARRALEEARGGGRGVRFR, encoded by the coding sequence ATGACGGAGCCGACCGACGGGGGCGAGGCGGACCTCGCCCCCGTGATCCCCCTGTTCGGCGCGCGGTCCGCGCGCCCCGACGATGGCTCGGCCGACGGCTCGGCGGACGCCGCACCTGCGCGGCCCGTCGAGTCGGGCACGGCCGACGCAGAAGGGTGGCACACCACCTGGCGCGACCTCCGTCCCGGGCGCCCGCAGGCGGTGCCGGCGGTGAGCACCACCGTCCGCGATGGCGTGCGATTCCTGGAGATCGAGCCGGACCCGGCGGACGCCGACAGCGCGTCCGCGACCGAAGCGGCGGAGGCCGCCGAGGCGCGTCTGCTGCGGGCGCTGCGCTCGCGCTCGCTGTCGGTGAGTGAGGCGCGCAGCCGTCTGCGACAGGACGGTGTGGACGCCGCGGACATCGACGCGATCGTCGACCGCCTGGAGCGGCTCGGTGCGCTCGACGACGCGGCCCTCGCCGAGCAGCTCGTGCACGTCGGCACGACGCGCAAGAACCAGGGCCGGCGCGCGATCGCGCAGGCGCTGTCCGCGCGCGGGATCGGCCGCGAGGTCGTGGACGCGGCCCTCGCGGAGCTTCCCGACGACGACGAGGAGCGCGCCCTCGAGTTCGCCCGCGGCAAGGCGCAGAGTCTGGTGCGGTACGACGAGGACACCGCGCTCCGCCGTCTCGTGGGCCAGCTGGGGCGCCGCGGCTTCGGCGGCTCGCTCGCCATGTCGGCCGCCCGTCGTGCCCTCGAAGAGGCCCGCGGCGGGGGACGCGGCGTGCGCTTCCGCTGA
- the recA gene encoding recombinase RecA — translation MPAPADREKALESALAQIDKQFGKGSVMRLGSDERAPVEVIPTGSIALDVALGIGGIPRGRIIEIYGPESSGKTTLTLHAIANAQRAGGIAAFIDAEHALDPEYAQKLGVDIDQLLVSQPDTGEQALEIADMLIRSGAIDLVVIDSVAALVPRAEIEGEMGDSHVGLQARLMSQALRKLTGGLNQTKTTAIFINQLREKIGVFFGSPETTAGGKALKFYASVRMDIRRIETLKDGTDAVGNRTRVKVVKNKMAPPFKQAEFDILYGVGISREGSLIDFGVDHGIVKKSGSWYTYDGDQLGQGKENARNFLIKNADVALEIENKIKDKLGIGQRPQVEEAPAPAEPARRTA, via the coding sequence ATGCCCGCACCAGCAGACCGCGAGAAGGCTCTCGAATCGGCTCTCGCACAGATCGACAAGCAGTTCGGCAAGGGCTCGGTCATGCGACTGGGCAGCGACGAGCGCGCTCCCGTCGAGGTCATCCCCACGGGGTCCATCGCCCTGGACGTCGCTCTCGGCATCGGCGGAATCCCTCGTGGCCGCATCATCGAGATCTACGGGCCGGAGTCGTCGGGTAAGACGACGCTGACCCTGCACGCGATCGCCAACGCGCAGCGCGCCGGCGGCATCGCCGCGTTCATCGACGCCGAGCACGCTCTCGACCCCGAGTACGCGCAGAAGCTCGGCGTCGACATCGACCAGCTCCTCGTCTCGCAGCCCGACACGGGCGAGCAGGCGCTGGAGATCGCCGACATGCTCATCCGCTCGGGCGCGATCGACCTCGTCGTGATCGACTCCGTCGCCGCGCTCGTGCCGCGCGCGGAGATCGAGGGCGAGATGGGCGACTCTCACGTCGGCCTGCAGGCGCGCCTCATGTCGCAGGCCCTCCGCAAGCTCACAGGCGGTCTGAACCAGACCAAGACCACCGCGATCTTCATCAACCAGCTCCGCGAGAAGATCGGCGTCTTCTTCGGTTCGCCGGAGACCACCGCGGGCGGTAAGGCGCTGAAGTTCTACGCCTCGGTGCGCATGGACATCCGCCGCATCGAGACCCTGAAGGACGGCACCGACGCGGTGGGCAACCGCACGCGCGTGAAGGTCGTCAAGAACAAGATGGCGCCGCCCTTCAAGCAGGCCGAGTTCGACATCCTCTACGGTGTCGGCATCTCCCGCGAGGGCAGTCTCATCGACTTCGGCGTCGACCACGGCATCGTGAAGAAGTCGGGATCCTGGTACACGTACGACGGCGATCAGCTGGGGCAGGGCAAGGAGAACGCCCGCAACTTCCTCATCAAGAACGCCGACGTCGCCCTCGAGATCGAGAACAAGATCAAGGACAAGCTCGGCATCGGGCAGCGTCCGCAGGTCGAGGAAGCGCCGGCTCCCGCGGAGCCTGCTCGACGCACGGCGTGA
- a CDS encoding DUF3046 domain-containing protein, translated as MRRSEFLRAVDEEFGGRASSLVSDLVLTGIGRTAQEALDAGVPPQEIWLALCADTDVPPSRRYGAGRQEPRR; from the coding sequence ATGCGCAGAAGCGAGTTCCTGCGCGCGGTCGACGAGGAGTTCGGCGGCCGCGCGTCGTCGCTGGTGAGCGATCTGGTGCTGACCGGGATCGGCCGCACCGCGCAGGAGGCCCTCGACGCGGGAGTGCCGCCGCAGGAGATCTGGCTCGCGCTGTGCGCGGACACCGACGTGCCCCCTTCGCGGCGGTACGGAGCGGGGCGTCAGGAGCCGCGGCGCTGA
- a CDS encoding helix-turn-helix domain-containing protein yields the protein MILVRQEIGDVLRGFRQQKGQTLRQVASKASVALGYLSEVERGQKEASSEILASVAEALDVPISTIYRTVGDRIAVLEGLDVPSFPDVVPDDLIAEVGPELSYR from the coding sequence ATGATCCTGGTTCGTCAGGAGATCGGCGACGTGCTGCGCGGCTTCCGCCAGCAGAAGGGCCAGACCCTCCGACAGGTGGCCAGCAAGGCCAGCGTCGCGCTCGGATACCTCAGCGAGGTCGAGCGCGGGCAGAAGGAGGCATCGAGCGAGATCCTCGCGTCGGTGGCCGAGGCGCTCGACGTCCCCATCTCCACGATCTACCGCACCGTCGGCGACCGCATCGCGGTGCTCGAGGGCCTCGACGTGCCGTCGTTCCCCGACGTCGTGCCCGACGACCTCATCGCCGAGGTCGGCCCCGAGCTGTCCTACCGCTGA